CTGGGTGGCTCTGTGTGACAGGCGCTCCTGCTCTCGGCTCAGGTGGCAGGAGGCTCCCGTGGTCcccccagtgctggcagaggtAGAGCAGGCCAGGACACCACCAGAGCCCCTGTGGTCCTGTGTCACCCTTCCTGGGGCAGGACACGCTCCAAGGACGGGGATTCCAGCGGGGGATtcgctctcctcctcctcctcctcctcctcttcctccgcGAGGCCTCCTGAGGGCCCGGCTGGAGCCTTGCCCGCTatgggagggctggggggtcctggTGCAGCTCCCCCCGCCCAGAGGGACCCCTcaggaggagaagcagagccCGCAGCACTCCATGCAGATCTCCAGGCAGTCGGCAGACTCGCAGCAGGCGTCGATGATGCCGCAGTCCATGTCGCAGGGCAGGTCGCAGTCGGCGCACTCGCCCGagttgcagcagcagcagcagatgcaggAGTCCTCCGAGGTGCAGGAGCCGCAGGTGGCACAGTCCAGCACGATGTTGCACAGGGTCAGGAACTCGCagaagaggcaggagaggatGCAGTGGACGCAGCAATCTGGGGAGGAACACAGGGTGGGACAAGGCCAGGCTCGGGGAGCACCGAGGGTGGAAATGCTCCCTCAGGAATTCatggaagggaggggaaaaggagcgGAGAGGCAGCCACTGCCCCAGGGGTCTCCCTCAACATTCAGCCCTCAAGAAAGACCAATTCTGGAGGACAGGAGATGGCCCCACTCAGCAcctgccctgcagaggctgccagGAGGGTCCAGGGGTCCCACTGGGCTTGGAGGGTGCCACCAAGAGATCCCAAGGGATGAGGGGCCCAGGGTTTGGAGAGTGCCACCCAAGAGATCCCAAGGGATGAGGGGCTTGGAGGGTGCCACCAAAAGATCCCAAGGGATGGGGAGCCCAGCGCCTTAGAGAATGCCACCCAAGAGATCCATAGGGATGAGGGGCCTAGGGCTTGGAAGGTGCCACCAAGAGATCCCAAAGGATGAGGGGCTTGGAGAATGCCACCCAAGAGATCCCAAGGTCTCTCTGCAAGAGATCCCAAGGGATGAGGAGCCCAAGGGCTTGGAAGGTGCCACCCAAGAGATCCCAAGGGATGAGGGGCCCGAGGAGAACATCTGGAAAGAGAGCCCCAGGGTTCAGCAGTACCTTCCTGCGCCTCAATGGGGATGTGGGAAGAGGGTGACTTGGAGCTGCCCTTGCTCTTCTTGCTGCCCTGGCTGTTGATGGAGTGGTGTGGCTGCAGCTTTCGGGGTGGTTTGGGCACGGCCCGGCAGATGCCGTTCCCTGCCTCCCCGTTGGGCAGCAGCTGCGTGCAGGGaccagggggctgcaggggtgacCCCACCTGGGGCTGGCctggaagggaaaagcagagtaTTACCCACCCTGCCCTCTCCACAGGGAGAAATGTGTGCCCAGACCccgggggaaaatgggaatccGGTCCCCAGATGGACACGGGGTGAGCTGGAGGGTGGATGGTCCAAGGGGATGGTTGGCACAGACacgttttatgaaaaatcctttccttaggatcttttctcctgagaagctgagaagcctcagaaacaaaatgtaaacaatggttatctgctgctgtgggatatAACAGAggcatctgtgattggtccatgttggttgtttctaattaatggccaatcacagtccggctgtatcagactctctggtcagtcacaagattttattatcattcattcctttctattccttgctagccttctgatgaaatcctttcttctattctttagtgtagttttaatatataattttcttttaatataatatatataataaaataataaattcttttaatataatatatatcataaaataatgaaatataaacaaaaaattaatataatatatctcataaaataataaatctgaaatatggagtcaagattctcatctcttccctcatcctgggacccctgagaACGCCACCACAGATGGTCTCAAGCTGCGTCAGGGAAGGTAcgggttggatattaggaaaaagtttttcacgaaaagaataataaaatattggaACGCTCttcctggggaggtggtggaatcaccatctctggatgtgtttaaaaaaagactggacatggcacttggtgctgtagttgaggtgttagggcataggttggactcgatcttagaggtctcttccaacctcgttattctgtgattccgtgattctgtgaGGGAGATGGAACAGGAGATGTGGAAAAGGcggctggagggaaggaggcaaaggctgcagagagaggaagggaTGGAAAAACCCCAATCAATGAAGATTTGTCATGAAGGATGGGCTGAAACTCATCAGAGGACATGAGGGAGGAGATGCCCCTGCAGGGCCGGGAGGCACCGCTGCAGAGCCGGAGCTGAGGCAccactgcagagccagagctgaggcACCACTGCAGAGCCGGAGCTGAGGCACCACCgcagagccagagctgaggcACCACCgcagagccagagctgaggcACTACTGCAGAGCCGGAGCTGAGGCACCACTGTAGAGCCGGAGCTGAGGCACCACTGCAGAGCCAATGCTGAGGCACCACTGCAGAGCCAATGCTGAGGCAccactgcagagccagagctgaggcACCACTGCAGAGCCGGAGCTGAGGCAccactgcagagccagagctgaggcACCACTGCAGAGCCGGAGCTGAGGCACCACTGCAGAGCCGGAGCTGAGGCACCACTGCAGAGCCGGAGCTGAGGCACCACTGCAGGCCGAGCCTGAGCCCACTGCCCAGCCGAGCAGGAACGCAGCCACGGCCTTGAGGCCCACTGCAACCATGGCTGAGCACTCACTGCAGAGAGGAGGCACCGCTGCAGTTCGGGGCTGAGCCACCACTGCAGAGCCTTAGTGCTGAGGCACCACTGCAGAGCCGGAGCGAGAGGCTGCAGAGCCGGAGCTGAGGCACCACTGCAGAGCCAATGCTGAGGCaccactgcaggcagcctgctcctctccccagccctgcaggaaccAGCCACTTCCTTGAGGTCTCTGCAACCTCTGGCTGAActtctgcaggaggaggaaaataacTCAGTTCTGTGGCTGtcctccctccagcctctcgtgctgcagccctgtgtccTGCCAGAGCCAGAGGGGTGGCTCAGCCCTTTCCTcccccccgccgcgccccccccccccccctcccccccacctaaaaaaataaaataaaaataagataaaataaaccaaaacaaaataaaataaaataaaataaaataaaataaaataaaaataaaataaaatgaaatgaaataaaataaaataaaataaaataaaaaaaaaatgaaatgaaatgaaatgaaatgaaatgaaataaatgaaataaaataaaataaaataaaataaaataaaataaaataaaataaaataaaataaaatataaaaataaaataaaataaagtaaagaaaaaaaaaaataaaccctgtCTGGTGGTGCTTCAGCCAAACTTTGCTTTTCCCCTCCCACGGCATTAAACAAGGGATGATTCAGGGCAGAGGCTCGAGGGCAAAGGCACCTCCTGGCACCAGGGAACAGGAGCTGCTttctgtgcagggcacaggcGGCCCCTGTCCTGCaaccaccaaaataaaacagatggaAGGTGAAAATAAAGTAGGTGGAAGGGGAAAGACACAAGTACATGGTCCCAGCGCCTGGTTTgaccaggctgagctgggcttgggCCATAGAGGGAAGTTCAAGTGGGAGCTTGGTCCTTGACACCCGCTGGGAAGGGAACTTAAAATAACCAGAGGTGAGCGGGAAGAGtgggctgagagcaggagagggggacTGGGGAGACACAAAACAGGTCTTGGGTAAAACTGGGATTGTCTCCCCTTCCTAAAAACCTCATGGTtacagtgttcacaggggtcttatgttgagggaagagatgaggatctgactccatgtttcagaaggcttgatttattgttctattatatatattacattaaaactatactaaaagaatggaagaaaaggtttcatcagaaggctagctaagaatagaaaagaacGATCACAAGGGTTTGTAGCTCGGGCTCTGTGTCtaagccagctgggctgtgattggccattaattacaaacaaccaacatggaccaatcacagatctacctgttgcattccacagcagcagataatcaatgtttacattttgttcttgaagcctctcagcttctcaagaggaaaaatcctaaagaaaggatttttcacaaagagatgtctgtgacactcaCGGAGTGCTCATCCATTATGTGCCCTCACCCAGCGCCCTCTCCTGCCCCGTGTGTGCACTgaggtgcccagagctgtgccaggaaggggctgagcctgcagggagcagggcaggggctgagccaagagggacccagcagcagcagcagcagctcagcagcctgggacagcagctgggttGTCTGGGACTGCAGCAGGATGCACTTGGCGCTCCCCATTTCGCTGCATTCCTCAGATTAAACTGTTTGTAAATCAAAATCACGCTCTGGCTCCGGCCAGGGGCAGCCGAAGGCAGCCAGgaatcccccccccccaaagTTAGGGAAAACAGCTTCCATTTTTTTTGGGACAGCCTTTAAGAAACGAGGCTGAAGCTCTGCTAAAAGAGGCACCTTCAGATCCCCAGTAATGCAGGATTGGGGGGACCAGGCCTGGAaaaacaggattttggggggaaactGCCTGTCTACAGCTCTTCAATGACCAAAAACCTCCCGGATGTTTGTAACCTGTAACCTGATCCCCAAAACTTTGGGTTTCCCAGCGAGGTGATGCTCCTGGATCCCCtcaggctgtcccagggcagcatcACCAGGGTGCCCCTGCTGGGACCCTCCCTGAGCCACTGCCAGGGCTTGGGATGCTGTGGCCACCTGggtctgctgctcctgcctggagctcaaCACACAGAACGCCAAAGCTGCAACCCCAGTGCTCCAAAATGCTGCAAAACTGGATCcgagcacagagctgagctcagaggGGCCAATCCTGGCATTGGTGGGCAAAGACGTCACCCTGCACCAACAGCCCCttctgcccagcccctcctgagccTGCAcgagccaggctggcacaggaacGCCCCCATCCCATGGGAGAGCCTAAATGTGCTCCTCAGGGCCCGCCAAAATGGGaataaccccccaaaaccaatgGTGACCCCGCCAAGAGCAGCGCAGTGACgagtggggacagcagaggtgACGCTGCTCACCAGGAGGAGGGTGCCCCAATCCCTCCCAGCCTTGGGGGGCGGCtggggggctgggctgggctggggaggggccgtgcagggctgtgctgtgactCAGGCGTGCAGAATGTCTGTGGGCAGCCGGCCCAGCTCGCAGATGCTGCGCGAGGGCTCAGCCACGGGAATCGGGAGCGCTGCTCtccctctgagctctgctctcctcaccgagctctgctcccctcactgagctctgctcccctcaccgagctctgctctcctcactgagctctgctcccctcactGAGCGCTGCTCTCCTCACcgagctctgctctccctgtgagctctgctctccctgtgagctctgctcccctcactgagctctgctctccctgtgagctctgctcccctcaccgagctctgctcccctcaccgagctctgctctcctcaccgagctctgctcccctcaccgagctctgctctcctcactgagctctgctctcctcacagagctctgctctcctcactgagctctgctctcctcaccgagctctgctcccctcactgcagtgcctgcattttcccaccctctcccctcccctgcctgctccttggAGGGGCAGCCCCATTCCCAACCACCCTCATCCCACTGGGGAGCTTCCATCCACTTTGCACCCCTTGGAAGGGTACTGGGGAGCCTCCATCCACTTTTCACCCCTTAGAAGGGGAGCTTCCATCCA
The sequence above is a segment of the Camarhynchus parvulus chromosome 26, STF_HiC, whole genome shotgun sequence genome. Coding sequences within it:
- the MDFI gene encoding myoD family inhibitor is translated as MSRPGSPRPERPELPRTEPGPPPEVPEPSLPAPRGPRSPARPAVPKKEKALEGDKPPKKENALEGDKPPAVLTKGPPAELCGAPEAVTCQPQVGSPLQPPGPCTQLLPNGEAGNGICRAVPKPPRKLQPHHSINSQGSKKSKGSSKSPSSHIPIEAQEDCCVHCILSCLFCEFLTLCNIVLDCATCGSCTSEDSCICCCCCNSGECADCDLPCDMDCGIIDACCESADCLEICMECCGLCFSS